Proteins from a single region of Hordeum vulgare subsp. vulgare chromosome 6H, MorexV3_pseudomolecules_assembly, whole genome shotgun sequence:
- the LOC123401000 gene encoding armadillo repeat-containing protein 6, translated as MAIAISQEAFDDMVRENMEDLGMDPEEALADAVDALTLQGANLSGIIRRVPGDASAEEVNPVMRVLDELKASSSGRSGEDLDRLAPLLDELLELCSGEGAENAAVAARNGGVEALVALCSSAGVKQERLLASGLKALSSLIRDVGSTEKFRQSQGPKIVMDILNGALENTDVLDGGFGVVAMASAGNEVVKDAFMDLKVDELILEVMRNKSNSKVQSVYDAIRVLLTPDDNRVVASQVYGYSRKFAEIGVAEVLVIALRKQVAPSSLPSACAALKAIAVNEEICRSISENGGIDVLLKCIDEAGVQKNKVIAKSCCSLLSKLAGSDANKANIIQQDGFDKFLTLVSRFSEDPSVIQEVMSMVQILTLRSPEHAARAVALGYGTLAIQTMQKFPSSALTQKQACLMIRNLVVRNPENRTILLNEGVEKLIRKAKAIHGSCKAAATDALRDLGLDNYNA; from the exons ATGGCGATCGCGATCTCGCAGGAGGCCTTTGACGACATGGTCCGGGAGAACATGGAAGACCTGGGAATGGACCCCGAAGAGGCCCTCGCCGACGCCGTAGACGCCCTCACCCTCCAGGGCGCCAACCTCTCCG GGATCATCAGACGCGTGCCTGGGGACGCCTCAGCGGAGGAGGTGAACCCGGTGATGCGGGTGCTGGACGAGCTGAAGGCCTCCTCCAGCGGCAGGTCGGGGGAGGATCTTGATAGGCTGGCCCCTTTGCTCGACGAGTTGCTCGAGctgtgctccggcgagggggcggAGAATGCGGCCGTGGCGGCGCGGAACGGCGGCGTGGAGGCGCTCGTCGCCCTGTGCTCGTCGGCTGGGGTTAAGCAGGAGAGGCTGCTTGCTTCGGGCTTGAAGGCGCTGAGCTCCCTGATCCGTG ATGTGGGGAGTACTGAGAAATTCAGGCAAAGCCAAGGGCCCAAAATTGTCATGGATATCTTGAATGGAGCATTGGAAAATACAGATGTACTGGATGGTGGTTTTGGTGTCGTGGCAATGGCATCTGCTGGCAATGAAGTTGTGAAAGATGCCTTCATGGACTTGAAGGTCGATGAACTCATTCTGGAGGTTATGAGGAACAAATCGAATAGTAAAGTGCAAAGCGTGTATGATGCCATACGTGTTCTTCTGACACCTGATGATAACCGAGTGGTGGCTTCTCAA GTATATGGATATTCACGGAAATTTGCAGAAATTGGCGTCGCAGAAGTTCTTGTCATCGCACTCCGCAAGCAAGTTGCTCCATCCAGCTTACCATCAGCTTGTGCTGCTTTGAAAGCAATTGCTGTTAAT GAAGAAATATGCCGGTCCATATCTGAAAATGGTGGGATTGATGTCCTTCTTAAGTGCATCGATGAGGCTGGCGTACAGAAGAACAAAGTTATAGCAAAATCTTGCTGCTCTTTGCTGTCTAAG CTGGCTGGAAGTGATGCAAACAAGGCCAATATCATTCAGCAAGATGGTTTTGATAAGTTCTTGACGTTAGTGTCCAGATTTTCTGAAGACCCGTCAGTAATACAGGAG GTAATGTCTATGGTGCAAATCCTTACATTGCGGTCACCAGAACATGCAGCCCGTGCAGTCGCCCTAGGCTACGGCACTCTGGCCATACAGACAATGCAAAAGTTCCCATCCTCCGCGCTGACTCAGAAGCAAGCATGTCTTATGATTCGCAATCTCGTGGTCAGAAACCCTGAAAACAG GACGATCTTGCTTAATGAAGGTGTGGAGAAGCTTATCAGGAAAGCCAAGGCAATACATGGAAGCTGCAAAGCTGCTGCCACAGATGCCCTGAGAGACCTGGGGTTGGACAACTACAACGCGTAG
- the LOC123401001 gene encoding peptidyl-prolyl cis-trans isomerase CYP40-like: MEGEGECAAAPAPAPAAAAAAEVSNPRCYLDVSIGGEMEGRIVMDLYASVVPRTAENFRALCTGEKGVSAATAARLHYKGSSFHRIIKGFMVQGGDITAGDGTGGESIYGVNFEDENFVLKHERKGMLSMANSGPNTNGSQFFITTTRTPHLDGKHVVFGRVVKGMGVVRAMEHVCAGEADLPTADIAIVNCGELPEGSTEGVANFFKDGDMYPDWPIDLDEKPADVLWWINAVDSAKSFGNENFKKHDYKAALRKYRKAMRYLDICWEKEEIDQENSSALRKTKSIILTNSSACKLKLGDVEGALLDADFALRETEGNAKAFFRQGQARMVLKNIDAAVESFQRALELEPNDGGIKRELAAAKKKVTDRRNLERKAFSKMFETSGSSEKSDEVLAASSVKSDEDKN; encoded by the exons ATGGAGGGCGAGGGAGAGTGCGCCGCGGCCCCGGCCCCGGCCCCAGCGGCGGCGGCCGCCGCGGAGGTGAGCAACCCGAGGTGCTACTTGGACGTGAGCATCGGCGGCGAGATGGAGGGCCGGATCGTGATGGATCTCTACGCCTCCGTGGTGCCACGCACGGCCGAGAACTTCCGCGCGCTCTGCACCGGGGAGAAGGGCGTcagcgccgccaccgccgcgcgGCTCCACTACAAG GGTTCATCATTTCATCGTATCATCAAGGGTTTTATGGTGCAAGGTGGAGATATAACTGCTGGTGATGGAACTGGGGGAGAGTCAATATATGGAGTGAATTTTGAGGATGAGAATTTTGTTTTGAAGCATGAGAGGAAAGGGATGTTATCAATGGCGAATTCTGGTCCCAACACAAATGGATCTCAGTTTTTCATCACTACCAcccgaacaccacaccttgatgggAAACATGTTGTTTTCGGGAGGGTTGTAAAAGGAATGGGAGTGGTTCGCGCAATGGAGCATGTTTGTGCTGGAGAAGCTGACCTTCCAACTGCTGATATTGCTATTGTTAATTGTGGGGAACTGCCAGAAGGTTCAACTGAAGGAGTTGCAAATTTCTTCAAAGATGGCGACATGTATCCTGATTGGCCTATTGACCTCGATGAAAAGCCTGCAGACGTTCTGTGGTGGATTAATGCTGTTGATTCTGCAAAGTCTTTTGGAAATGAAAATTTTAAG AAACATGATTACAAGGCTGCACTCAGAAAGTACAGAAAAGCTATGCGGTATTTAGATATTTGCTGGGAGAAAGAAGAGATAGATCAAG AGAACAGCTCAGCACTGCGGAAAACAAAGTCAATTATACTCACAAATAGTTCT GCATGCAAACTGAAGCTGGGAGATGTGGAGGGTGCTTTGTTAGATGCAGACTTTGCACTGCGTGAAACGGAGGGCAACGCTAAAGCTTTTTTCCGTCAAGGACAG GCACGCATGGTACTCAAGAATATTGATGCTGCAGTTGAGAGCTTCCAGCGTGCGTTGGAGTTGGAGCCAAACGATG GAGGAATCAAACGGGAGCTGGCTGCTGCAAAGAAGAAG GTTACTGACAGACGTAATCTGGAGCGGAAGGCATTCTCCAAGATGTTCGAGACGTCAGGAAGTTCAGAGAAAAGTGATGAAGTATTGGCAGCAAGTTCAGTGAAaagtgatgaa gataaaaactGA